Proteins from one Brevibacillus humidisoli genomic window:
- a CDS encoding acyl-ACP desaturase: MAEHYAVKLLDHRLEPTLKELYETHRKRAAQIDWSYHEFLPWDKGRCFKREPWDISQRTLSDEVYTAIETALLTEVNLPWFTTYLAVTFKGSLEVLTQFVHTWTAEEDQHSSLLETYLLLTRNADPDTLHRLRKLVVEQGFEPDFDSALETMVYTTVQELATMVFYNNVAKAATPYDPDLSRLLRRLAKDETLHFAFYRDAVKAYLAIDHNYVYYIERVMTDFKMPGSSMPDFDQRMNTIATHANYGPIAYFNQVYEYLIHYWGIDSLQPSRTEAVESKVRLLKHYEKMKRVTERLAARGLS; the protein is encoded by the coding sequence ATGGCAGAGCATTATGCGGTCAAGTTGCTTGACCATCGTTTGGAACCAACGCTAAAAGAGCTGTACGAAACCCACCGAAAACGAGCCGCACAGATTGATTGGAGCTACCACGAATTCCTTCCCTGGGACAAAGGCAGATGCTTTAAGCGCGAACCTTGGGACATCAGTCAACGCACCTTGTCAGATGAGGTGTACACGGCAATCGAGACGGCTTTGCTAACAGAGGTTAATTTACCATGGTTCACCACCTATCTCGCCGTTACCTTTAAGGGGTCGCTGGAGGTGCTGACGCAGTTCGTTCACACCTGGACCGCTGAGGAAGATCAGCACTCTTCTTTATTGGAGACCTACCTGCTGCTCACGCGCAACGCCGACCCTGACACCCTGCACCGCTTGCGAAAGCTGGTCGTCGAGCAGGGGTTCGAGCCCGACTTTGACTCGGCCTTGGAAACGATGGTTTACACCACGGTCCAGGAATTGGCGACCATGGTCTTTTACAATAATGTAGCGAAGGCCGCTACCCCGTACGATCCGGATCTTTCCCGCCTGTTGAGACGATTGGCCAAAGACGAGACGCTGCATTTTGCCTTTTACCGCGATGCCGTAAAAGCGTATCTGGCGATTGATCACAATTACGTCTACTACATCGAAAGGGTCATGACGGATTTCAAGATGCCGGGCAGCAGTATGCCTGATTTTGATCAACGGATGAATACCATCGCTACCCATGCCAATTATGGTCCGATCGCCTACTTTAACCAAGTATACGAATACCTGATTCACTATTGGGGAATCGACAGCCTGCAGCCGAGCAGGACGGAAGCGGTTGAGTCAAAGGTTCGCCTACTGAAGCATTACGAAAAGATGAAGCGAGTCACCGAGCGCCTTGCTGCACGTGGATTAAGCTGA
- a CDS encoding aspartyl-phosphate phosphatase Spo0E family protein, which yields MDTRKAIEELRAYLEKAVQRLDYDLLNPEILKISQELDQLIVAQMVHGNR from the coding sequence ATGGATACGAGAAAGGCCATTGAAGAATTGCGGGCATATCTGGAAAAAGCTGTTCAACGACTTGATTACGATTTGCTGAATCCTGAGATTCTCAAGATTAGTCAGGAGTTGGATCAGCTGATTGTTGCGCAGATGGTGCATGGCAATCGATAA